The window ATTTGCATTagactttcactttttttcactttccaTATGAGATAAGTGCATCTGTTCAGCTATTAAAATCCATTTTTAAAAAGCTAGTACAATACGTAAAATAGTTTAAGAGTATTTTAAACCGTTTTCTTATATTTGATTCCATAACGTTAAAATTAAGATTTCATAAATATCGTAGCAACATGTTCTTGTTTATTGTAAAACccttaaaaaaatgacatttgagattaaaataaatataaattaaatataaaaatagttaaattctcaaaacagtttaaaaagaaaacgacatatgttttgtttataaaataacTTGTAGCAGCCATGGACTGATATTAAACTGACATAATTTAGAAAATCcctaatattattcatattatccCGTTTAGCACAagcacatttaataaataataataagaagaattcaGTAGTTTTCAGTTCTTTAGTAAAGCATTTCTTCCTGTGCAGATGTGATTATTTCAAGCTTTCCACTGAAATTGATAAAATTCTTCTGCTACAATAAATGCCTGCTAAACAGAAATTATCTCATTTAAATTATGTAATCATAAACAGTTTCTATCTGAATGAATTCCATTGGTCCTAAAGACACTCTGACTCTCCTTGCACTGCTATGTGAGGTTTACGTCCATAGTTTCAGAATAGAGTCAATGAGCTGATATGAAAGACTATATGCTGTGTTAGTGGAATTTGCACTTATCATTGCAACTCACATGGAAGCAAATGAGGCCATACATCATGTGGAGGGAAGACCTGACAGTTTCAGCATCTGAGTCTTATTAAGTTAGAGGATTATCAATCATTTCATGCTTGCAAAGTCGGACAGATTTTGGACATTTTCTTATAGATCATCCAGAGGCCCATGTCCCCCACTGACCACACAGAGGCCAAGGGCATCCCTGGTGCCCCCTCCAACCCTCTCCCAGCATTCCCCCCTCCTCTTGCCCTTTGTTCACCTGTTGTCCTGGAGACTCATTGCTGTGGTAACCACCCATTGTTTGGGTGAGAACAGAGATGAAGAGACACACAGTCCACAAGTAATCTCACAAGAGCATGATATGATGCAAATACTTACTTCTGAAATCGGGATGACAGAAAGTGAAATGCATTTGCTCATTTAACATATTAAACATTTAGTATGGTCAAACCACACTCTAAAAATACATCCAGGGGACCTGTTACCACAACATAAAGAAATGCATGaagacaaaatataatttattgattgACTTAAACCTTGCAGACAAGTTGCAGACAAACATTACTTTGATGAATTCTGGTGACACAAACATGATCATTACATcaatcatttttatattgtgtgtAATTTAAACAGAAATCTCTGCGTTAACTGATTTGATGTACTTCTAAATTATGAACAAATGTTCTTTTAGTAACCTTAACAGATTGTTCAAAGTGATGAGGTCTTTAATACCATTCTCATGTTGCTAGCATAAACATGATCTATGCATTGTTGGACattcatttaaagttaataaaacctTAAGTGGTATACTTATTATTCCAAAACAtttccataatgtttgcaaaattctAAACTGGAAAGTTTCCTTCATGTTTTCGCTTTGCCAAGAAAATCATACAAAAATTATTTAGTGTGtactttaaagacatttaatgCTGTAGTGTCTGATATTTTAAAGTGTTTCTGTTGAACTTGTACATATCTTACTTGttcattacatttacatgcaaAATAATGTGTTATGCCAGCTGTAGATTTTAACTGAAATATATGATTAATTGGTTCTGAGATCACCACTTATGTTTTTTTGAGTAATGAACATTGAATGAACAATCTTTTAGtaatgaacgaactttttttatGCTACAAATTAAGTTTGTTGgtttaatataatttcacaaGAAGTAACTCAGAAAGACTGATGCAAACTgttgtgttcattttatttttattgttcagCCAAACATTTGTTTTTGGGTTGTGACTTTCTATTAATAAAACACTGTTTAATTAACAAGCATATTGTTAATAACCTCACAAAACACAACAGAGTAATGGTTGCACAGCCAGGAGGCGGCAAAAGTTGGTTTAGCCGAGCGTCTCAGCTGAATGCATCTCAAAAGGACTTTGCTCAGTGTGCCAATTGTTTTTCATCTGTGGGCCACACAAGGCCCACCGCATCCTCCATCCCACCCCTCAGCCGGCGCTAACTCCAGCCTGACCCAGGCCATGCAGATGAAAGCCTCATCAGCTCTGTGGCTGGTCATATTTACAAGTGAAAGACATCCAATAATGGGGTGGTTAGGGAGAAAATGAGGAGACAGAGGGGCGCTCACAGATGTTGGGGGGGTCATTGTAGCCTGGCCAGTGGGGACCAGCAGAGGGGGTGATGTGGTGCCTTTTTAGATCTGATTTAGGACAGAATGGAGAGGTGTCCGAAGCGAGGGCAGCCACCTCGGAGAGCGTGTGAACAGGAGCACGGGGGTCAAGCTCAGAGCAGAGGTTTGGGGGAGGGAGGTGGGTCACACTGTTATTATCCTGTTGCTTTTTGTAACTGTTGAAAATCCTTCCTTTGACTTGACACCACCAAAGGTGAGGGCCTCGTCGCTACACTTCCTCTTGGAATACTGGGATGAGACAGATGAAGTCATCAAACTGGGCATTAGTGCTTTGTGTGCAGGTGAAATGGTAGGGAAAGCTTTGAGGGCTTATCCACTAAAATTCAACATGGTCTCAAAAGCTTTAATGTCCAGCTCACAGTCACTTTGTCCTTCTTGCCAGACCTTCAACAGACCACCTAACACCTGCTAACAGTTCCTGCTGAGAAACATTTCATATCCTTTGGTAAGTGGAGGAAGACGGGCTGTCAGAGGGAGTTGGGGGGCTTTGTGTCATTCTGTCCATGTTCAACAGTTATGTGTTCACACAGTCAGGGACTTGGAATGGACAGAAATAGGGTTGGAAATATATGAAAAGCGCAGATTAACTCATGATATACAAGACAATAAGTGAAAAATGATGTTGTGGATTTCAAAAAGTGCAAATACACAagttaataaaatgatttttcacaAAAACTTGATTTTATTGTCATGCCTTTGATGCACAGTTATGAAAAGCACCATTTCATTTTGaattactgtacatttaaaaaaaaaaaaaacaatacagatGGATATGGCTGATCAATGAATCGAAAATGCATTAAGAAAATGGTTTGACCTTTAAAACGTTATTTACATTATCAGGGCACTTCAAGCATAAATTATCCTTTAGATTCCCTTTAGTGTTTTAAATTACATAAAGGAACTGAATGTTTGTTCTAACCATTTTAGAGTTTATataggaaggaaaaaaaaaggtaagAATATAGcattaagaaaagaaaacagaattatgtattaaaatatttcttaactTTGATGTGGTACCATGAAATATTCTATTTTCCTAAGGTTCActcaaaagtgaaaattatgaaaattatatattaacatcattcactctctctcatcatgttgttccaaacctgtatggattaatgctgaaatattaaGAATTTTGGTAACAAAAAAGGcacttttcaaaatatcttctttttcgtttggaatgacgtgagggtgagcacatgatgacagaattacaaTTTTGTGTCAACCGTTGCTTTAAGACATCTTTATTTACATTGTACTGAAAGATCTGCAGAAACTTACTGACTtgtctggtttaaaaaaaagcaactaTTTAAATACTAAATGAAAGCTATTATACATCATTTACAcgataaaaaaaaacttacttcaAGTAGGCACTGCTGCCACCCTGTGGGCggcataaaaaaatacagcactTAGTTCCATTTTCAAATGAATTtcccataataaaataaattataattaaagttcTGAGATTTGTAGTTATTTGCACACTGAAACTGAGAATGTTGTAGGTTGTTTCAGTGGCCCAGAGAACTGAGGTTGGCTCTGTGAATCTGCCCTTTTTATTAAATAGCAACAGGCTAATTATTCCTGCTTGATTAAAACCAGCAAACCAGAGCTAGCAATATTTATTGCATCCTGCTCATTCTTCATCAGAACTCATCCATATGGATGAAACATACAAACGTCCCCAAATTCCAAATTCAGGCAGGTTTACTCTGTAGTTCCTTCACCCAAAGAGCTCCCAGTTGCTGTTAAGATCCTTAAGGGATTTTACTCTTACCCTCAAAGGAACAGGTTAACTTTTGCCGGTACTAATTTGCAGCCAGTGCTGGAGAAGTATTGTCCATCATTTGGTGTGTAAGTCATGGCGCCCCCTACCAACGAAGTCACATCTGCACGCTGACACTCCCCACGCTGGCAGAGCTCCCGCTGGGCACAGCGCTCCACGTGGCGCCGCAGCAAGGGAAGAAAAGGCACAAAACGAGTGATAAGCTTTTCTGTAATTATTCTGGAGTGGTAGAAGCCACCTGGGAAACAAAGTTCACCCACAGATTAGATTGATTTAACAGAGGAACATTGTGCAGCATATAGAAAGTACTAAGATCACTCACTGTTCTTGTTGTTGTACACTGCATCAGCAATACTGTCCTCCAGCTCTTTAGGAAGAATGTCCTCTCGATCTCTACCTGCCTGACGGCTCTCCAGCGCAACTTTGTTAATTACCTCCTGACCTACagtactgaaaaacaaaaaccaaaaacatctatccctccattgaaagtccaaGTAACAAAACTTGATCCAAAAAAGGTAATTAAGGCATTGTAAAGGAAATCCACATGAATCAAATAGTTTAATACAAAGCAACTATATCTCTTCAAAAGACTTTAAACGATCAATTAATATGGATTCGTTTTCTAAAGCCTATATGACATTTTTGGACCTTCTAATTTTTAGTTACCTGGACATTCAATGGAGAGACAGAAATCGTTCAGATTGATCAAGATTAAGCTAATTCATGACGGTTTGGATTGACACGAAGCTAAGAACATGATGACAATAGTTTGGACTATCCTTTTAATACTTAAAATTCCTTGCTTTAGGAAGCAAGGTGCTTTAAGTGAATGACACATCATTCTGCCTTACATCTTTTGTAAGTCATATGGtggataagaaacaaaataaaagatgttttattttttgataaactatTTTATTCACAACATAATCTCTTTTAAAATGCCTTATAGGGTAATGATAATCAAAATAGTCATGAGCTAGATTAAGCtttgatctctgcaaaccaaacTATAACTTTAATGAAACTTTTTCTTTCccactaataaaaatatttgatcattaACTAGCTCCACACTGGAGAGCCGCTttattagagaaaattaagttttaattctAACAGAAAACAATACTGacaatactgttttataatgtaaagCTGCTTGAATTAACCTATTGCATAAGGTAcaaagttatataaataaacatgatatGACTGGACTTTATTGGAGTACTAGACTGCAGAGCTTGTGAAACATCCACATGGCTGTAATCAGATGTGttcttaactgctgctttctcaccACTGTCagtttttgaagtgtttattttgttatttggaGGAAAGCATGcagcatatatttaaatatacatccaAATGCCACACAGCATCTTCAGGTTTGGCTGTGTTTGCAATGAACTGAATAGTGATGGGTCGttcttgaatgattcgttcatgactCGGGAAGAACAAGTCGTCTCAGGGAGTGATTCATTCAGTACTGGAATTAGTCAAGTAGCTCCAGTGTTACGAATCTTTGGGTTTTTCGAGTTGTTTGTTTaccacgtgacagacccataagcttaacctatgcagtctgagccagaaagaggtaaaaaaataaactctttattacctttgtGAACCATCATGACtgaaattcacacatttataaattgtaagtagtaaaaagctacaatttgagaCCAAAAACGCATCAAAAGAGCAAACGATTCGTAAAGACTCGAGAGATGAAATAATCAATTCTCTTTGCAGCGCAAATCGATCAcaatctgacttgaagcagtgcatgccagTTAGAAATTCTGTCCAACTTGAGATGGCGCAGACGCCACATGACTATCACGTGTGtcatcaaagtaccacgagagtgTTTCGAGAGAAGCCGGCTGACTGAGTTGCTGATGACGACACAGCTGCTTCATGTTTGGCAACATGACAACGATCACGGGTGTTTCAGTTAGTCGAACCTTTTCATTTCCAATAAAGgccacaaatctgtgtttttagaatggataaaagttttcttttgtattttagtCGCACTGTTGTACTGAGTCACGTTTATCattcaacactgataaaagcatatatacacattattagtaattaaaaaatatatgattatgttgaactttattcttgaaaagaTGGTGCTGTATTAAGCAGtatataaaaagtgtttctgtCACTCATAGAAATGTTTCTGAAACGTCtgtgtatttgacaaatattgcatttaatcaACTTCATCTGTGATATAGTATGCAAAGTGTCCGGCTTGACGTGTCTGTTTTCAGCTCCGTCCCCTGACTGCATCGCCGTCTGTAGCTGTGTTTCAAGTTGAACGCACCTTTTGGTTAAGTTAATGGGGCTGTCAAGTGATGAAAGAACTATTATTtaaacttttctgtttcttatagtagtgtagttttgtattgtttgtattgAGATCAACGTTTCCGTAAGCagtagatgtgttggggaagtaacacataacatattaattatattttgctaaaatgcacgaaatgaacaaaatgactcaaaaaaagattcgttcattttgctgaacaagACTCAAAATTATTCCATTAATGAGTCATTCAGACTTACCTGATAAATACATAAATCGCCTTACGGTAGTTCGTCTGGAACAGAACATGAAAGGGGCCTAAATGCGGTTCTAAAACATCGATCACACCAGGAGGCATTTTCTCCATCTCATCAAAGATGAAGATTGAGCGAGCACAAGCTGTGAGGTTTCCCTCGACCCAGCGTTTTAGATCTGACTGTgcacaaaacaagaaacaaacaaataaacaattaataaaaaacggTATTCATCCAGGATGCAAAGATTAAACTGCACAAGATTTGTGTTAATATCAGTAAACATACACATACCCTGTATTGTTGCACCCTGTCAGCTAAAGGAAAGTGTAAAGTGGGAACAAACTGATGGATGTATGGGCTGCCCATAGCTGTTCCGTAGATGTGTCGTCCCATCATAGAGCTGACCAGACTTTTTCCAGTCCCAGATGCTCCATGGAATGACAGCACTAGCGGTCTGTCGGGGCTCTCATTCTGTAAAAACTTCACCACTGCTTCCGAGATGATATCCTGAGCCATATGTTGACCATAAAGATTTTTATAAAGGTCCCACTCTAAACCTGTTAAAACACAGGCACAGTCGGGATGACTGAGGGGGTTTGTGAATAAAAGCTTTCTGTTACTCTGGAGCTTGAACAGCTGTCGCAGATTACCGTATGACATAATGACAAACCAATACATTAAAAACCTccaaatatatagataaataatcACGTCGAAGCAGAAGTTTGTTTAATGAGACATTTACTGTTACCTCATATTAAATTGGCTTGTTATGATTACTAAGATTGTAGATAATatgtaatgaataaaaacaaacacaatgatTAAGTACTTACTTATAGGATAAGATATCAGTTATACGACTGCTATGACTGTTATGCTCTTCATCAGAATGTCAGTcataatgtttaattttcattttattggtgCATTTATTGTTATGTGAAAATGttacaatttgaaatatttatgtgCAGTGGCTCTCTGGTGTTAGAAATTGAAGAGCtaaatttatatgtatataattatgtGCTCTTTGGTATGACATCAAGCAAATCATATAAGTAATTTCATCTCAAAATTTAGAATTTCCTCCAGTCTAAACGAACACAGCTGCAGACACACTGTGAACTATGTAGCATTTCGTTTGTTTACAGTGGGGTTAGCTGTCAACTACCATTGGTTAAGTTAAATATGGCATATGTGGTATAAagaaagtttttgttgttgttgttgtagttttctTAAAAGAAATAATCTACTGAAGCTGGAAAAAAAAAGCCAACTGAGTACAGAGCACAGATGCTAATGTTAACTGTCTACATGCTGAAGAGACGGCTATTAACATCCCACACACCTTACCTTTTATGTCTGGTTTGAAGTCACAGTCGCAGCTGTCAGAAATTGAACAATAAATAGACTTCATCTCAAAACCGGTACCTAAGGACgaacaataaattaaaagaagTATAAATATCATTGTTGATAGCCTCGGAGCACAGCTCCACAATGATTTGGACGGCGGAAGCAGAACTACTACTGCGCCACTGCGCCACAGACAGTAGAGGGCAACAGTCTTTTTCTTCTTGTGTTATTTACGACGCTTCAATAGCGTATTGCCGCCCTCCTCAGTTCATCTGAAGAACTCTATCTCATATATTAAATCCTCAAATAAAGACCTCTGTGGAGTAAAAAAACTTATAACAATCTTTGTTGTTTCATATTCCTTATTTTcgagaattgattttaaagatAAAGATGAGACTCCGGATGCAAACAGATCAGAAAACATACGATTTCTTGCAGCATGAAGAATTTCACACTCAATTACTAAATGCTTCACGGTTTCTAATTTAGGCCTACCACACAAACATTTGCTGTCTGGATGCTTGCCAACCCTTTCCAGCCCAATGACCCAATCTTAATCTAGTGATTATCACACTATCCCTCCTCTCTAATCTTGTGAATGATGTGTGCATTATTGTAGGCTAaattgaaaaatttaattttatttaaaaaaaatatatatattgcataatacTCTTGCACTCAACTCT of the Carassius gibelio isolate Cgi1373 ecotype wild population from Czech Republic chromosome A5, carGib1.2-hapl.c, whole genome shotgun sequence genome contains:
- the LOC127997257 gene encoding torsin-2A-like gives rise to the protein MIFILLLIYCSSLGTGFEMKSIYCSISDSCDCDFKPDIKGLEWDLYKNLYGQHMAQDIISEAVVKFLQNESPDRPLVLSFHGASGTGKSLVSSMMGRHIYGTAMGSPYIHQFVPTLHFPLADRVQQYRSDLKRWVEGNLTACARSIFIFDEMEKMPPGVIDVLEPHLGPFHVLFQTNYRKAIYVFISTVGQEVINKVALESRQAGRDREDILPKELEDSIADAVYNNKNSGFYHSRIITEKLITRFVPFLPLLRRHVERCAQRELCQRGECQRADVTSLVGGAMTYTPNDGQYFSSTGCKLVPAKVNLFL